The genomic DNA CATGACCAGATGGTGCTGAGACTTTAACCGCGACACGTCTCACTGTCAACCATGGGAGAATAATGAGGACGGTAACGGCCAGTGTAAACCAGAACTCTTGGTGTTTAAGTAGTATAGATGAGTTCTTATATGTCTTTGTTTTGGAGTCATATGTAAGTTTGAGTGTGATAAATGCCCAAAGTAGTGCAAGACTAGACCAACCCGCGAACCGATGAATCCTTTCAAAGACATTATGATGAAGATGGCGTACCAGTGGAAATGCTGCCAAACAAGATAAAACCAAAAGAGAAAGGATTGTTGAGGCAATACCAATAATTGCATTTGAAGCATTTTCTCTATCTTGGATAGTTAATACTAATGCATATATCAACCATGCCACTGACGAGACTCCAGCGCCGCTATGTATCCCTCCAAGACACTGCAAAAATGATGTCACCGCGGTTTTGAGTCGTAAAGGCACCCAAGAATGTCCCAAGAGCTCGACAGCTAGCCAGAAAATGCCTCGTAAACATGCCTCACTACGACAAATTGTCAAAGCAAGAATGTTGGCAATAGAAAACAATGCAGCTTTGTCTCTGGCATAGGGGAAATTTCCAGTGGAAGCAAGAACCAAAAGAGTGATATTGATAGTCAAGCAAAGTACAAAGAGGCGCTTGTACACAGTGAACAGTCCTTGATCAAGCAATATAACCGACAATCTAGCATCTTTTGGTTTTTTAGCAACTTTGGATTGTAATCGTGTTGGTGATCTCTCAGGAGGAGTATCTTTATGTTCCTCTTCTTTGTGGAAACCTTTTTCAATATCCACCATAAGGCCATCATAATCTTCATCCAAGTCATCATCAATGTCGAGATCACAAAAGTGGCTACTAGAAGTCCTTTGTGTCAAACCTCCAATAGAGGGAGCATATCTTCTGGAACTTCCCATAGAAGGGGTAATTCTTTTAGAACTTCCCCATGGAAGCCAGTGTCTTACATTGGAAGGCGGTAGATAATCAATCGGAACGGTTTTAATAGCAAACGGATCGCTAGAAGGTTTGATCTCAAATGCCACTCCTCTACAGCTTGAAAATCTTGCAATATTTTTGTCAGCCATTCTACAAAGAGGAGCTCTACAAATGTTATTTTGGAAGAGGAGAATGAATGACAGAGTGTGTGATGGTCGCTGCTTGTAGTAGTTCGGTATTTATAGTACATGCTACACTATAGTGTGCTACGAGGGAAACTTGACTTTGTCACGCAATTGATTTGTCAACTCAAtgtaataaaaatatataatgaATATATGCTGTCACCTTTCTGTACATCCGAGGAAAGTTGTTTTGTCTTTTGTTTTGATGATTATAATAGTATATTGTTTGTATCGTTCTTTTCACAATATTTTGTTTAAAATGGTAAAGTAGTTACATTCAACTATCGGTCCCGTGACCATTAATGGAGGTCGAAGGCATCCTTGGGCGATCGTTGAACATTAGCGAGCACATACGATCTTTCCAAAGCAACCGACTTTAGAATCTCTCTTGCGAACAAAGATATTATCGTTCTAATTAAGATTGTTCACGAATCGAGCCGAAACGAGTTTTGATCGAATAGAGCCGAGCTTTAATTTCTTTTCcgacgagccgagccgagccgagctttcttatTGAACAAAAATCATGTTCGAGCTCGAACTCTTTAACTAatgagccgaacacgagcttgttcgcgaacatAAACGAGCGGAGCTGAGCCACAaaaaattagaaataattttaaataagttGAGACACCAATACAGGACTAAACACTAAACACTAGTTAttagtactagtcaaactcatgtttgactgttaaaatagcaaatcaaataaaattattttgatctgtaactttggttatatcaataaaatatatttattttgacatccatgcggttggatcaattagaaataattttaaataagtcgagacaccaatacaggactaaacactagttattcgtactagtcaaactaatgatTTACTGTTAAAATagtaaaccaaataaaattattttaatttaaaactttggttatatcaataaaatatatattttatgacatccatacggttagatcgatataaagtatttttaaaataattgaaacaacAAATccggactaaacactagttagcgtTACTAGTCATACTAATGCTTGACCGTTaaaatagaaaatcaaataaaattattttgatgtgaaactttggttatatcattaaaatatataatttatgatatccatacggttgaatcgataaaaaatattttaaaaaaatcttaactaaaatataattatgaaGCCATATTTTAAAATTggaaactaaaataaaaaaaattctaaatcacgtcaaaatatatcacatatggtatgcaaaatGATCGTTGAAAGATGaaaaaaatacagtgaagtcggatttttttaaaaaaaatcataccTATATAAAAATATTCAGGATATATTAGAATTTTTTTCGATTTTTAACGAGCGAGCTCGAGCCGAACAACCCAAAGCTCGGATCGAGCTCGTTTTGCTTAACGAACATATTTGTCTATTCGAGTTCGGGCTCGAGTTCGTTAACTAGCCGAGCCGagctctgttcaagtctgcaatgattcttctctcttgaacccaacaagccaatttgttgtttgggttcttaagtacaatctcttgacaaagatggttagccaaaagcataaaaaatctagcatagtaaacattctttcctcttttggctaagtcacctagtttaaaacctaactcatacacaataaggtcactgaaattgtaaaatttgtctataactagcatgtatagcatgttaagcatggaaatgttcacagaatcaaaattactgatttttccagaaaagactttagttacaacatcacacaaataactccattccttcctaagacctagtcttctaatctcacttagcttattagtaggaagtgcataatgcatggaattaagcatattgatcaaatcagtgtcagtgtgtggtgaagttacattatcatcaggaatcttgaaacatgcttttatcacatcactattgatacagaattcattacctttgatggtcagagtgatggttttgtcagtagagttgtagattgttgttgtccacatctcttcaacaacttcacaataaattgtgggtaATTCCAGCATTGCAAAtattaaaaatcatattttctatttattttaatttcaattttttttaattattaaaaattccaaaaattattaatttaatttcgaaaattatttttaatctaAAAATAAAtcgaattatttaattaattaatttttgataataattaattatttaatttatcaattaatttaaatattaattgactaattgattaattgatttattaaattattaattaattttaattgattatttaattagatttaattatttcttttgatttaaaaattctgaaaaatagttttgagctttaaaatattattttaaattatgttcaagactcgataattattgttaaatgattttaaagtcagattcggatATTCGAACTCTGTTAATTGTTTACAAATGATTCATCGatccattttaattccgaaaaatgttcaaaaattggTATAAATACCTAGAAAATTctttttaaccccgaatcttcattgaaaaattatttttatcgaatatcttacgtgttatgtgctatatgtatCTAATTGGTGGACAATATGTTTATAAGtttattgtttgacggttttatcttaactttcaatccgtaagtcggatttgggtaaaacgaagggtagatataAGCTTATAACGATTAGAATAAAGTGaaaatgagtattgatagatacttgtgatgtctaAACAGACGAAGCGAGGCGTATAAAGGGAAAACAGATAGTCGGTGAATAAGAGTCGGTGAACGAGAGCAAGTGAAGTGTTAGCGAAGTAAGATAAGGCAAGTATGctgaaccttctcaagatatgtttcaagtaattgaatagttctgttttatattgcaagtgttttgaaGTACTCAATCCTAAACCCTGATTATTCCtgttgatcttgagccataaactTTATCCCTTGTAAACCATTGAATGTTGAATACCCAGgtacgaaccacagatatacgatactactccacaaatacatatacaccCTATACAGATTACTGATTTGGATTTGCTTAACATACAAACCTTTATACCTTGTAATCATCAAACTATTATTATACTATTATCTGATTCTTTTATAGACTGGAAGCCAATATTTGTAAACATCTTGTTATACCCTTGTGGTGTTatgaatcaccttatgcttgagacgaatgttgtttatgattttgtttattaattttcattgtttattatgttgttaatatagaattggatagttttataaatatggaccagattcgttgtcagaccagattcgtgctCGTGTTAGGcccaatgtgtgccttgaatccagtatatagagcagagctgtctgccttgctcggggttagtgcgtgactgatcatcagctaaccttggttttaaaataaaagtgaatatccaattttaatcacTGCTTATCGGTAAAATTATTCCctaaatcatttcacttgatcattgtttaatctcagtattgtcactgtgacttACTGAGCTAGCTAGCTCACTCTTGCCAATCTTTTATGTTCTTTTCTAATTAAGAAGGAAAACATTGGTAGCGAAGATCCCcggacaagtgtgcgagctagaaTTCCAGGTTTAGACGGAATAAGCTAGCTAAAGAATTTTGTtttagtttgagtttgaaattttgtaagaatgttttagttaaactagttgggatttggtacgtttgtaatataagtaaggttgtggcttgtatgcatattttatttatttaattaattaagtcatacttaattaatatcataatttaaacaaattacttatttaatttaaattcataatttaaattatttctccttcaagcgttctttgtgtgtgaccctgtaggttattattacattggcaataattttaatatctcatattaaaattataaataatgagcggcatctagtaatacatcattgctacccaagtaataataattaaatcagtcattcaattaaacctttcgttataatgtacaatgtaatataatcctttaaccaaatattatagattaaactagagacatgtaatgtgtcatactcatcatagtttaatccaagtttccttgatcaatgagtagattATCATATCAAACTAACATTTGAGTGTggtcacgcatttcatagtctagctcatacaagaggccaataatatcactcctaaaataggagggttaaaccccatctagatcattcatatttctcatgcgattcataatatacccgaaatacacCTTTATCATTACACGGTGAAAGTTAatttttaatgtaatcaaagtacattaattctcgtataaaaaaatataataatttcaggtctaaggaccattacatcattatcacagtgagaattacttatgacacaacagacatgtagaatctcacattgggtctatccagcacTTTATACATTTACATCTGCTTGtttttttgactttagtatcactatacctatgatcaatgagatgtgatcatcagtcaacaaacacactagttgtaatgcattattattgtcccttaataataatactcgactagggacctttaggaatattgatactattctcataatctcaaaTCTActtcacgtacttagagatatataattcatatcatattccaaggacatttattaatctaacatgtatatcgcagtaaattaatacatgataaattataaagggaattATCGATGGAACATATATTAGTCCCTtgacaatatagcaagaattacagaaggggggttgaatggaattcttgaacctttttctcgaaataaaaaagttcaactcgaatatagatataatgttttgattagcacaatgcggaatagaaacttaattgaatcaaaacataagtaattaaaaacaagagtctttaaaaactttctggtggatttaaacaattccaccaaagatatatattatatatagagaggactctatgtgcaagaatgctcacagctgcttacaaattgaaatactgagaatacagggaaatgctaataattctgcttacaaagatttctctgttttgtGTATCTTAGCTctctttttctatttgctacattcttggtttatatatcaccaagattacaaagtcaaaaagacggaacaaatataaaaactatcagtcttaagctttgctgcttttcgtcctctattacccggttaatgggcttccacagtagatttgtatacatctcgacggctgtgctcagctttcactgttcaactactgtttgaattctttattagttgagtacatgatcatccgtcgggttgttgatcatccgtcgggttgttgatcatccgtcggttgctttgtaggttatccgtcgggtagcaatcaagcatatgacttcatttcacttatacagaattacaagacatcatttatgtacaattaatcaacctattctgcatatctagttaaagtcaacatgacttgtatgctactccagattctatacaaaggtgcatacataactgtgctacagacttattattacataagctactcactcgatggataataagttaacatccgtcgggactataattcttatccgtcgagtgctacattatttcactaagtaaaatccacttagatgttttgtttataaaatcatcaagtacacaacatatacacaacaatctcccccaatttatgtctacttgaattgtagccataaattaagaggtacttgatgataacaaaacatcctaaacatacagctttaaagataagtagataatactgaaagtgcttcaaataatcaaagtgtacaaggtttggctcacagtcatttcaagatgctcctctagcctgagcagatttttctagttccttgaaggtctggattttcctccaagctttctgttattttcctcaatctgattttggagctgcctgtggaattcgagttcatcagattctgagaaatctagcttttcttgcatttccaagagagtctcattgctagagatactcaatggGTCTTCTAatttgaagaatcttctcacacccttgtcatccatgaactccatcagccagtaaggtcttagatgcactcttctccttgtgtatgggatgattagagtctttgggagtgcatctttagctctaacactccttagttcttcaatcctcttcaatactagtcttcttgcagtgacattgaacccaaagtttttcttgaaggatgaataaactttaatcagcacagcttggctctcttgaagaatcctgtgaagtggccactgaatctctcttcctcctttgtacttgaacaccaacctttcaggtaggtttctgtatgcatcaattccccttacttcatccagttcatccagataaagatttagatttgagaattctttgatgtcacacaagtacaagtagtctcccctgttgactttgggttgagctttaactactgatttggatttgagaggtgacagcttcactttcttgactgcccttgactttgtcctttttggcttgctaaggattggtaagctgaagtcaagaattggtatattatcccactctattggctcatcctttggcacaataggttcaccatgaatattcctgtagggatccaccacccttatgtcttgaaataccacagagggctttgatgcctGAGTTGTAGCtagtgtggattccttaggaaattgatcttccaattccttgttaacaatatccagtttcatttttgttcttctagccaattctttcttccttggggatttcttctgttcttcaattttcttttttgattcagcagcttcagatggttgagagggaatttgttgagatcaatttacagcctgtagcttggccaagatagcaatctgctctctcttttgtttagacttctttgcatctagagcagcttgcttcttttcctgcttcaatctggccttttcttctctctttgcttgagcaaattgtggatgtccagctaccacacaaatttcctttccatttctgaatatcttagcaattctcctttttgaaactaaatcagctggatctttatagaagacaatagatcttgacagaagtttcttctcatcaggcttgggtgtctcatacacagtgtccaagtTCAAAgataattttggataatttgtccttgattttaaaattgtttcagcctttggagacttgatgcaggaagattgtctttttccagataattcatgctcatctcattcacactgattggcttgacttgagagtgatggatggctgacttaactggctccttgacaagttcaaactttttctgtatctcctcatcaatcttattccagttgatcaaactcaactttactttttcagcaactttcaagtttgttGTTGCTGCTttaatcagatctataccatctgcaactgttgacttggagacagtaattgaaggtgcaattactttgctgatttgaacttgaagtgtctcccccttacttggtcctttctcccccttacttgattctctctccccctttttgttatcatcaagttgaggagttaggccttgtgctttagccagttgcatgagaaaatttgtctgagtctgttgattttgaagaaggatagccactgaattctcaataacctgaactctgtcttccagcttggccaacttc from Apium graveolens cultivar Ventura chromosome 5, ASM990537v1, whole genome shotgun sequence includes the following:
- the LOC141660401 gene encoding adenylate-forming reductase 03009-like; translation: MADKNIARFSSCRGVAFEIKPSSDPFAIKTVPIDYLPPSNVRHWLPWGSSKRITPSMGSSRRYAPSIGGLTQRTSSSHFCDLDIDDDLDEDYDGLMVDIEKGFHKEEEHKDTPPERSPTRLQSKVAKKPKDARLSVILLDQGLFTVYKRLFVLCLTINITLLVLASTGNFPYARDKAALFSIANILALTICRSEACLRGIFWLAVELLGHSWVPLRLKTAVTSFLQCLGGIHSGAGVSSVAWLIYALVLTIQDRENASNAIIGIASTILSLLVLSCLAAFPLVRHLHHNVFERIHRFAGWSSLALLWAFITLKLTYDSKTKTYKNSSILLKHQEFWFTLAVTVLIILPWLTVRRVAVKVSAPSGHASIIKFQGGVKSGILGRISPSPMSEWHAFGIISDGKQEHMMLAGAVGDFTKSLVSNPPSHLWVRTVHFAGLPYLVNMYNRVLVVATGSGICVFLSFLLQPSSADVCLLWVAKGIEQNFGKEIKEMTSGYPKDKVIVHDTAILGRPDVSQMSIDAAKNWGAEVVIVTSNPEGSRDVVNACKASGIPAFGPIWDS